In one Oryzias latipes chromosome 13, ASM223467v1 genomic region, the following are encoded:
- the abhd15 gene encoding protein ABHD15 yields MLGWLVALCAVVLVIFLLPGSKYFGSQRRWDAWFQRQEKEGSGERRASAGAAAARGAVELVCKPSALANYLKKHCRTFTDYATCAGWTWRFSVFILSAFELCWPYYSPVQFVRDNLQLSDDGLVALDWAVPSYQKRRRTSSHSSSPVLLIIPNSFGKITGNLLKLCEVALSHGYLPVVFNRRSQNATPLTTPKLQQFGDPTDLREAVRYIRYRQPAGRLYAVSESSGSGLLLSYLGECGSSSYVTAAACLSPVFRCQSWFESGLCWPLQWALTLYQKMSLSRYRTALAATVQMEALFSSCSLRGVEEALFCQTGTSSFSITSGAWDAYWERNEPLRDVDEVAIPVLSVCAKDDPVRGDAQSTIPLELFETNPHFFLLLTERGGHLGFCTQPEKRAFDLGASASYFGMEGCVSNWSHRAVFEFFRATTDFFSVEERSKQLAAKRRGLGGAAGRAFRHRSISTCKRVPACSHNIHAIYNWQRSYTR; encoded by the exons ATGCTGGGATGGCTTGTGGCTTTGTGTGCTGTGGTCCTGGTGATCTTTTTGTTGCCGGGCTCCAAGTATTTTGGCAGCCAGCGCCGGTGGGATGCTTGGTTTCAGAGACAGGAGAAAGAGGGGAGCGGAGAGCGGCGCGCCTCAGCCGGGGCTGCTGCTGCGCGCGGCGCCGTGGAACTCGTCTGCAAACCCTCCGCGCTGGCGAACTACCTGAAGAAGCACTGCAGGACTTTCACTGATTACGCGACGTGTGCGGGCTGGACGTGGCGGTTCAGCGTCTTCATCCTGAGCGCGTTCGAGCTGTGCTGGCCGTATTACAGCCCGGTCCAGTTCGTGCGGGACAACCTGCAGCTGAGCGACGACGGGCTGGTGGCGCTGGACTGGGCTGTGCCATCCTACCAGAAGAGACGCAGGACTTCCAGTCATTCCAGCAGCCCGGTCCTGCTCATCATCCCCAACTCTTTTGGGAAGATCACAGGAAACTTGTTAAAG TTGTGTGAAGTGGCGCTGTCACATGGATACCTACCAGTGGTCTTCAACCGCCGCAGCCAAAACGCCACTCCCCTCACCACCCCCAAGCTGCAACAGTTTGGCGACCCCACCGATCTGCGCGAGGCTGTGCGCTACATTCGATACCGTCAGCCAGCAGGGCGACTGTATGCAGTGAGCGAGAGCTCTGGATCTGGCCTCCTCCTCTCCTACCTGGGGGAGTGTGGGTCATCCAGCTATGTGACAGCAGCTGCATGCTTGTCTCCTGTGTTCCGCTGCCAGAGCTGGTTCGAGAGTGGACTGTGCTGGCCACTACAATGGGCTTTAACTCTGTACCAGAAGATGTCCCTTAGCAG GTACAGGACAGCTCTGGCTGCTACTGTGCAAATGGAAGCCTTGTTTTCCAGCTGTTCTCTGCGTGGTGTGGAGGAAGCATTATTCTGTCAAACTGGGACCAGCAGTTTCAGCATTACATCAGGTGCCTGGGATGCTTATTGGGAACGCAATGAACCCCTTAGAGATGTAGACGAGGTGGCTATTCCTgttttgagtgtgtgtgcaaAGGATGACCCTGTGCGGGGAGATGCCCAGTCCACTATACCTTTGGAACTCTTTGAAACAAAcccccatttttttcttcttctaactgAACGAGGAGGTCACTTGGGTTTCTGCACCCAGCCGGAGAAGAGAGCCTTTGATCTGGGTGCGTCTGCTTCATACTTTGGGATGGAAGGCTGTGTTTCCAACTGGAGCCACAGAGCTGTATTTGAGTTCTTCAGGGCAACAACAGACTTTTTCAGCGTAGAGGAGAGGTCGAAGCAGCTCGCTGCAAAGAGACGGGGGCTTGGGGGTGCAGCTGGAAGAGCTTTCCGGCATCGCAGTATCAGTACATGTAAGCGAGTCCCTGCGTGTTCTCACAACATACATGCCATTTACAACTGGCAAAGGTCCTACACACGATGA